One Tachysurus vachellii isolate PV-2020 chromosome 5, HZAU_Pvac_v1, whole genome shotgun sequence genomic window, GCAAGGATTTCTCAGGTAAGatgttcttttctcttgttttcCTTTTAAGCAGAATATAAGTAGGAATgtgataaaagaaaataattgttttttaaagaagtCTAAATAGCATGCATTTGACAGTTTCATTTCTACTtaggaattatttatttatagtgcaGTGTATATGTACTTTACTCCTGGCCTGTTTTAATCTGTTTCAATTTGTTTAAGGCTCAGATGAATATTGTTATCTAGTAAAATATTTCAGCTTCTTATAGCAGGCCCTTGTTTATAAAACTAGCATTCATTAAATTCCCaatcattcattattattatttatgtttaatttgaatttgtttCTCAATTTGTGAGTATGCTAAGAACTATACTGTAGAGATTTCTCTGCTTTAACACGTGACTGAATGGGGTTTAATGGGTGTGGCAGTTCGGGGAGAGCACTAAAATTAGTACAGCAGGTTTGCACTTTAAGCAGTACTGGGAGTCCCTGCTGTAGTGATGTCCCAGGATGTGACACATGAGCAAAAAGGGATGTGCCTAAAGGTCATGTGATGTTTGTGACGTTGGTATGAATTGGGACAGTGCCTTATATTTCCCATGCAAATGTACAGACTGCATTGGTTTGCATGAGGTTTGCTGGGAAAGATATGCGATGTGGAAAACAGGGTGGGATTGGAAACAGGATTTAGGGTTCCAATGTGTGGTGGTTTCAGGTGAGCACTAAGCACTTTCAAGTTTGGCCTAAATTTTCTAATGTATTATAATGGTCTGTTCACACATCAGTTCATATCCTGAAAGACCTCCTCTGACCTCTGCCTGGAACAGCTTGACATCAGGAATTACAGGTCATTCTGGACCACCAAGGTAGCTTTCCTTCATTCACTTAGTCAATGTTTCTTGACTCTGGTGTATTTTTCGATCCAAACTCTCAGTACTGCTACTTTTCTAGTGCCATGGATGTCCTGAACCTCTGGCAGGATGATCCAGAGGAGTTGCTATTGGATCTGGGCTTTGGTGCTGAAGAGCCTGACATCACAGTGAAGATCCCAGCCCGTTTTATAAACCATCAGTCCCAGGCCCGTGGCATCAACCTCAAGGTCTTTTTGGAGGCTCAGCAGAACCGCATAGATATAGAGAATCCAGATGTCAAAAGTGAGCAATACTGAATCTTATTAGAGATTAactcattttgttgtttttgttgtcctGCAGCAGAGTGAAATGTAGTCTGTTCATTTTCTGGATAACTGCCATGTGGTGAAGGCCCGATTCCTGGTGCCTGTTAGAGTGCTGCTTAAAAATTTCTCTTCCTCATATGCAGATCGGTTTAGACAGATAGAGGTCCTACAGCAGGTCACTACAGCCTTCAGTTCCTTGGTTGGAGGTGCCAGTTCAGGTGCTCAGAAACCTGTCGAACTCTCGGAAGAAGCCAGGGTGAGGAGGAAACGGGTTGGCATGCTCTTCCGGAATGCCTCCAAGAAGTCACTTAGCCGACTGACTAAATACAGAGACGAGCGGCCACTCTCCCCTTCATTAGCAGGCCAACCATCCAGTCCAGAGCTGCCTGGAGATCTTCCTATTGACAAAAGAATCCCTCTGAAACGTGGTAGTCTTAGTCCTCTGGTAGAGGAACAGACCTTAATCTCAGAAGGAGCTGAACCCACTGAGACTACGTCTATCTCTCAGTTTAAGAGCAGCAGTCCAAGGGGCGGTAAAGAACTGAAAAATGTTACGTCAGTCATCTCCTCTGCAAAAGCGGGCACAGGAATGCCAGCAGAGTCTTTCGAACTAGAAGAGGTAACGtctgtattttcattttttgttgtatGATTCCATTTTACTCTTATTTGGGCTCCCTTgaaaatttgttttctaatgacTGCTCCAGTTTCCCATCTAGCATCAATTATTAAGCCAttcaacaaaatgtttttctcttccTAATCCAAAGTGTTCCTTAATCCTTATACCCCATGAACTGCATTTTATCAAGTCACCTGACTCAGCTTTTGAGCTAATTAACATGCCCTTGATGAAGTTCAAACATCCACCAAAAACACTCAAATTAGCCCATTAACAGGATTTCTGTTGTAAAGTGCCAGATTGTAACACATCATTAACAAAAGTATGTGAGGGTGATGAGATATTTATCAGAACAAATGCTAGAATTAttctaattaattttatttgttttctgtcttcagATTCAGAGCTTTGATGAGGGAAGCATAGGAGGAATCTGCACTGGCACTGCTGATCAGCCAGGTATGTGCACTGACCTTTTTGTAATAGTTTTTATCAGGTCCATCCTTTAGTGATGTAAAGTCTGCTTTGTGTTTATAGAAAAACTAATtccttgtgtttatttatgtttaatgctttaatgTGGTGTTAAAAGAGGTCCATAGTATGAAATGGAGTACGTGATCAACAATAACCAATGTTATTGTGATTTGTGTAGGTAGTAACGTGCGGGCATACCTTACTCGAGTGAGGACAAATAGCTGTCAGTCTGACAGCAGTGGATTTTTGGAGGAACCTTTTGTTCCTGCTTACCCCAACCCTGGGCCTGAGCTCATGAAGGTAGGACTGACTACTGCAAATACATTTGCAGATATGGAAAAAAGAGGTTTGTTCTAGGAATAAACTATTTTTGCACAGTTCAAAAAGTTTTCTTATAATTAAATGGAAATATCTGTTCCATATCTTATTGTGTATGATACAGGTGCTGAATGCCATGTCAGGGGATAGTACAGAAAGCCCACAGAAGAGTATGGACCAAGAGATCCATCCTCCATATACCCAGGATCCTGATAAATCGCTGAAACAGACTGAATTCTCTTCAATAGACTCAAATATTAATGGAGAAATGGGACCAGCACATAATAGGATGATAACAAGTGTAGATTACACTACGAAGAGCCACTTACAGGACACTGATATAACAGATTGTttggtaaataaaaaagttttgcaGAAGGACGTTGTTGGCAACTGCGTGGGAGAAAGTACAATAATACAGGAAGACTCACCAGGTCTACATGACAACAATGCCAATGCTGTACAAAATACCACATTACAAATGGATTCACCAGTTCTACATGACTATGGTGAAAGTtttaatgaaagtgaaaaattTCAAAATAACTTAAGTCCATCTGGTGATGTGGTTGTGGACAGGGATTCACAGACGAAAATATGGAAATCGGATGTTTCTGTGTATAAAACAGATTCTTCTTCCACAGACCCAAAAGCAGGTACAGAAAACAATGTCCCATCCACTACAATAGGATACTATGGTCGTTCTGTCTCAGTGCAAATGTGCTCGAGCTTGGCCTCCCAGAGTTCTTTGAGAGGCAGCATCAGCCACAACTCACCAGCAGGACATAGTCCTACCAGTGATTCTCACCTCAGAAGAGAGAGCAGGGATCATTTAAACTCAGATGTGGCTAATATCTCAGacaaagcacaaagcacaaaCACTACTACAACAATGGAACACACATTATTGAAACCATGGCTCTCTCAAGAGACCTTCAAGGGATCATACTCTCTCGACAAAGCCCGGTCTTATGAGGAGGACACACGGTGGGCGGCAGCACTTTGGTCAGGAGTTCAGAGCTGTGGTTCCTGTCGGCACAAACAGcaatgctgctgccagaataAGATCAGCGAGAAACAGTACTCTGGCAGTCCAGAACATCTAAACCCAACCTCTAGCCTCCCTGTGAGTCACTCATAACTCAATGCTAGATGAAGTTTAAAttggtaaaaatgtaaattttttcacttctgatagatagatagatcgatcgatagatagatagatagatagatagatagatagtcttTACCATGGTGTTAAAATAAGCAAATTGTATGCTATGTTATACATCCAGAGTAAACTAGACATGGCCAAGTGTTGATTAAAAGGGTTAAGGGCTGGCTTTCATAAATGGAAAAGATTTTCATTTGAATAGCTTATTTGCATGTGTGATGCAAGGGAGTGGAGATTGTTGACCACTTCACCAataaacacattcaaacacatatTCGTTGCTAGCACACAAAGAGCTGAGGACTCAAGTGGCTGACACATTGTACTGCTTTATCTTTGTTTCTGCAGTATTCCATGGATGAATTGATAAGCATGATGAGATGTATGTGGAAATTTCGGAAGATGTTGACAGAGCTCGAGGAGAGGCTTGAGGAGGAACAGGAGACTGTAAATAGTTCTTTCTCTGATGAACACAGGTTGGTCTGTATACTTTCTGCATTACAGTAATTGTCAATATTCTTATAGCCTTTTGTACTAGTGACATTAAATACAAGCATATGGaattaaaaggttttatttaggTAACAAGTAATACAGTGTGAGACAACAGGTATACTATATTCGTTTTATATTAGATGATAACATTCTTaccatttgttttgtttcttaatgTGAAATGcaattaataacaatataatcaaGTTGTAATGTCTGTGAGTAATTAGAAATAGAAGGTTTCCTCTATTTGTCCTGAtgtcacatatataataatttttatccTATTTGTGATTAAAATTAAAGACCAATGTAACAATGGCAAAATAAGCTTTTTAGgcccttttctttttaatatttcctCCCCTTTATTGAATCAGCTCAATTCATGGGAATTACATAACACAATAATTAGAATGTTTTGGAGTCCTTGCTACTCAGTTTATAAATTGGTTGTTTGTTCTACATACTGCCAGCTATTGTATATAGAGactctacagtatatgtatgtttatatgtctCTGCCACTAGACAAGGGAGGCATTATGTTTAAGAGATTCTCATAAAATCAATATCTCCACAAGAAGTAGTTGAATGTTTGTAAGATTTATATGGGGTTATCACTGTAATCAGGAAATAAAGTTAGTAAATATCAAATTTATCCATACAGAGTCATGGTCACAGCAAAGGGCAAATAGGTCACTGACATCAGGATTTTACTGCTTATTTTCATGTTCAGGAAGTTGGGAACTGTTGACATTCTATATCAAAAAATATAGATATCTAAGATTGTCATTAGGTGTTGACTGTGTTTTTCTCTTGCACAGGGCAGAGTTGCAGGACATTCTGAAGCTGAGAACAGCTGTCAAGCAGGAATCTGAAATGCTAGAACAACAGCTCAATGAGCTGGTTCAGGCTTATGATGACAACATGAAAATGGTATCCAGCTCTTTTTCATTAATCCAGCTTATTTAATCTTTAGATAATGacatatgaatataaaatggaTGTAATGAGTATCTGTACCAAGAAAGAATGGCTGGATTTGTAGCAGATCTCATTGAGGTATTGTTAAAAGACATGACACACATTCTGCATGTGATGATAGGATACAGATTGTCTTAACGTATGCTGTCCATCATGCTGTTAGTGTCTCACATCGCTTGGCAACAGAAGCTTGAAAAGGGTCAGTTTTTTCTTGTGAGGATGTTCATGTCAGCTCAGTACTGGGTATCAACTCATATTTTGAGCTCTGTTAACAACactgtataaactatataaagtGATGTGTATTATCTTAAACTGTATAAAAGTTTGTAGTACACATCACTATGTAATTAGTCTCTTCGCATAAATACTTGATTTTTCACATCGCATTTTAGCATCTTAACGCTCAAGGTTCAACACGTCTGGCAGACTAGAGATTTTGTATATAAAGGTGTTATAAGAGCCACCTTTAAGAGAGCTTGATCATAAGAACAGAGGTTTAACTGTGAATATATCATCGCCCCAATTTATACTACTAACTTTTTAAATGCAATGCAttattgtgcattattattgttttgtagAAAATGAGCAGACTTTTGGATGAGCAGTCCCACCTGTGCACTCAGCTGAGGTTTACACCGCAACCGGGACACATCTCCAAAAAAAGTGTGGCCATTCAGTGCACCTTGCTGACAGACAGCCCTGAGTCATGTCTGTCTACACAACTCACAGATGACACAAGGCTAATTCAAAAGGCTGACAAGTTGGACTTTGTAGGA contains:
- the itprid1 gene encoding protein ITPRID1 isoform X2, whose translation is MDVLNLWQDDPEELLLDLGFGAEEPDITVKIPARFINHQSQARGINLKVFLEAQQNRIDIENPDVKNRFRQIEVLQQVTTAFSSLVGGASSGAQKPVELSEEARVRRKRVGMLFRNASKKSLSRLTKYRDERPLSPSLAGQPSSPELPGDLPIDKRIPLKRGSLSPLVEEQTLISEGAEPTETTSISQFKSSSPRGGKELKNVTSVISSAKAGTGMPAESFELEEIQSFDEGSIGGICTGTADQPGSNVRAYLTRVRTNSCQSDSSGFLEEPFVPAYPNPGPELMKVLNAMSGDSTESPQKSMDQEIHPPYTQDPDKSLKQTEFSSIDSNINGEMGPAHNRMITSVDYTTKSHLQDTDITDCLVNKKVLQKDVVGNCVGESTIIQEDSPGLHDNNANAVQNTTLQMDSPVLHDYGESFNESEKFQNNLSPSGDVVVDRDSQTKIWKSDVSVYKTDSSSTDPKAGTENNVPSTTIGYYGRSVSVQMCSSLASQSSLRGSISHNSPAGHSPTSDSHLRRESRDHLNSDVANISDKAQSTNTTTTMEHTLLKPWLSQETFKGSYSLDKARSYEEDTRWAAALWSGVQSCGSCRHKQQCCCQNKISEKQYSGSPEHLNPTSSLPYSMDELISMMRCMWKFRKMLTELEERLEEEQETVNSSFSDEHRAELQDILKLRTAVKQESEMLEQQLNELVQAYDDNMKMKMSRLLDEQSHLCTQLRFTPQPGHISKKSVAIQCTLLTDSPESCLSTQLTDDTRLIQKADKLDFVGFIRSLKDGSINNDSLE
- the itprid1 gene encoding protein ITPRID1 isoform X1; this translates as MDDDHVGDKRARLLASRTRWSEIGDVTSTQPITRAVTERYNQDSINQWNIHIINKDAKQMRVQEYTAQDLKETGMSEDNVALFSKESLSCKNTVQGFLSSYPERPPLTSAWNSLTSGITGHSGPPSAMDVLNLWQDDPEELLLDLGFGAEEPDITVKIPARFINHQSQARGINLKVFLEAQQNRIDIENPDVKNRFRQIEVLQQVTTAFSSLVGGASSGAQKPVELSEEARVRRKRVGMLFRNASKKSLSRLTKYRDERPLSPSLAGQPSSPELPGDLPIDKRIPLKRGSLSPLVEEQTLISEGAEPTETTSISQFKSSSPRGGKELKNVTSVISSAKAGTGMPAESFELEEIQSFDEGSIGGICTGTADQPGSNVRAYLTRVRTNSCQSDSSGFLEEPFVPAYPNPGPELMKVLNAMSGDSTESPQKSMDQEIHPPYTQDPDKSLKQTEFSSIDSNINGEMGPAHNRMITSVDYTTKSHLQDTDITDCLVNKKVLQKDVVGNCVGESTIIQEDSPGLHDNNANAVQNTTLQMDSPVLHDYGESFNESEKFQNNLSPSGDVVVDRDSQTKIWKSDVSVYKTDSSSTDPKAGTENNVPSTTIGYYGRSVSVQMCSSLASQSSLRGSISHNSPAGHSPTSDSHLRRESRDHLNSDVANISDKAQSTNTTTTMEHTLLKPWLSQETFKGSYSLDKARSYEEDTRWAAALWSGVQSCGSCRHKQQCCCQNKISEKQYSGSPEHLNPTSSLPYSMDELISMMRCMWKFRKMLTELEERLEEEQETVNSSFSDEHRAELQDILKLRTAVKQESEMLEQQLNELVQAYDDNMKMKMSRLLDEQSHLCTQLRFTPQPGHISKKSVAIQCTLLTDSPESCLSTQLTDDTRLIQKADKLDFVGFIRSLKDGSINNDSLE